In one Sander lucioperca isolate FBNREF2018 chromosome 7, SLUC_FBN_1.2, whole genome shotgun sequence genomic region, the following are encoded:
- the LOC116036347 gene encoding programmed cell death protein 2-like → MASRAQEQTLLGLCDGELDSNRHRSSFLTNKVGGHPDWLPGISRQSPRCGRCGAPLAHVVQVYCPLEASPYHRNLHLFACPGAACSGRSDCWTVLRSQCLEERTASRPAPAQEAPPAATEWCDTADDWGVEEEEEEEEKDGWGGGVEEDSHGQEETTAPEEKAGEVDVSSRLQDLNLGASREDAPVLRPFFISVAEESDLCGERDDLRHAQQLLREYESREGVAVGELEGGCEEKYEKTSARHGDAVFSRFMKKISLCPQQILRYCRGGKPLFVSEPPPAAAASLASAACGRCGGSRTFELQLMPALVSLLRRTDGGEAELEFGTVLVYTCTDSCWTAGSGAAVEELCFVQTDPDQQLFK, encoded by the exons ATGGCTTCACGCGCTCAGGAGCAAACTCTGCTCGGTCTGTGTGATGGAGAGCTCGACTCTAACCGACACCGGTCCTCTTTTCTGACCAACAAAGTCGGCGGCCACCCGGACTGGTTGCCGGGCATCTCCCGGCAGTCTCCCCGCTGTGGTCGCTGCGGAGCCCCGTTGGCCCACGTGGTGCAGGTGTACTGCCCCCTGGAGGCCTCGCCCTACCACCGAAACCTCCACCTGTTCGCGTGCCCAGGTGCAGCGTGCAGCGGCCGGTCAGACTGCTGGACGGTGCTCCGCTCTCAGTGTCTGGAGGAGCGGACAGCCAGCCGGCCCGCCCCGGCTCAGGAGGCTCCTCCGGCGGCCACTGAGTGGTGTGACACCGCTGATGACTGgggagtggaggaggaggaggaggaggaggagaaggatggATGGGGAGGAGGTGTGGAGGAGGACAGCCACGGTCAAGAGGAGACAACAGCTCCGGAAGAAAAGG CCGGCGAGGTTGATGTCAGCAGCCGGCTTCAGGATCTGAATCTGGGCGCCTCCCGCGAGGACGCCCCGGTCCTCCGTCCGTTCTTCATTAGCGTGGCGGAGGAGTCGGATCTGTGCGGCGAGCGAGACGACCTGCGGCACGCCCAGCAGCTGCTGAGGGAGTACGAGAGCAGGGAAGGCGTGGCGGTCGGAGAGCTGGAGGGCGGCTGCGAGGAGAAGTACGAGAAGACGAGCGCCAGACACGGAGACGCCGTCTTCTCCAGGTTCATGAAGAAGATCTCGCTCTGTCCTCAGCAGATCCTCCGCTACTGCCGCGGCGGGAAGCCGCTTTTCGTCTCAGAGCCGCCGCCGGCCGCCGCGGCTTCCCTGGCGTCGGCGGCGTGTGGCCGCTGCGGAGGCTCCCGGACGTTTGAGCTGCAGCTGATGCCGgcgctggtcagtctgctgcgGAGGACGGACGGCGGCGAGGCTGAGCTGGAGTTTGGGACGGTGCTGGTTTACACGTGCACGGACAGCTGCTGGACGGCCGGGTCGGGCGCCGCTGTGGAGGAGTTGTGCTTCGTTCAGACCGATCCAGACCAGCAGCTCTTCAAATGA